In the genome of Ctenopharyngodon idella isolate HZGC_01 chromosome 16, HZGC01, whole genome shotgun sequence, the window atttgaaaaagtaactcatattttattgtaaatttaaaaataacgcATTACTTAacctagttacttgaaaaaagtaatctgattacgtaacttgcgACACCTGACACTGCTCAGACTTTTGGACTCCACTGCATGTTAGCCTGTATtagtttgtaattttaatttccGAACTGATGTAATCGCGGTTGAGCAGGTTTGATCCCTGCTGACATTGTACTTTTATTAAATATCCCAGAGACTCCTGCTACTGAACACTGGTGTTTAAAGCAGGACTTTACTGTACAAGTCAGTCTGGCTGCTTTGCTGTactattttgattattattttatgcttATGTGGTATGAAGACACCTGACAGACACATGACTACTTTCCCTAATGCTCAGGATTCAGTCTGTATGGATCAGTCATATATTTTGGACTCATGAATGTTTTAACATCATGATAACTCTATAGACTtcaccctcttttttttttcttcttcttctttttttttttttttaaatgtacttcaATAAACAAAGTTAATCTCTGTGGTTTTAGGTGTGTCATTCTCTATATACAAACTAAAAAGCCAAATAAGCATTTCAAAACTGTAGCAGTATACCAGATATGGCAAGTCTATTTTGTAAAGactaaaatatcattaaaaaaacctCAAGATAATTAAATAAAGAGCTTTTATTGAGAGAAATCCATCTAGTGAGACAGAAGTAAAGGAGGGTTTGGACTGTACAGGATTCTGAAGGACTTTTCACAGGTTTTTCAGCCACTCCAAGCTTCTCCCCTGTGGGTCACATGGGTGCGCTGGAACGTCTGGCATGTTTCCATCATCTCGAACCGGGACTGAAGAAAGTCAAACAAGATTAAAAAGATCAAACTAACAGGCAGATGATGACACTTTAAACTAGCTAACTGCATATGCCTGTTGAGATTAAATGCACGTAGCTTaatcttttcaatataaatgaCTGAGAATTATCTACAATATACAACAAATGTTATTGCTAAATAAATGGGGATTCCTAAAGAAGTGGAAGAGATGTCCTCTTCTTCTCATTTCTTTGATAATAACAACATTACTTTGTTGTTTACAATATCTGAAATATATTACCAAGTTCCCCTACCTGAAGAAACACCCAAATAACCCTGACCTGAACCATTTACACATTGTGCAAGAATAATATACCTGGATAATTAAATGGAATTGCTCTGTTCATCATTCCTGTGTACTTTGTGAAAGGGCTCACAGCCGGCAGAATGCAAGCTGAGTGagacacaaaatatttaattagattcATAAAGCAGGAAGATGAACACTCATAATGCGATCATGTACATTAATCTCACACTCACCCAGCAGTCCGAGTCCACAGGAAACTGTGATCACAGGCTCTTTATTCCAAGCATTCTTCAAAAACCTGCCaactaaagaaagagagagtacTGTCAATGTACAGattatttggttgtgttgtttAATGTCATTTGATTACAGTGCATGACTTGATTTCCATGGCACAGTAATGGTATTATATGATAATACTGTGGTACTTAATATACATTACCGGCCAAACACTTGGAATAATCATGCTTTTTTacgttttttgaaagaagtttcttctgctcaacaaggctgcattatttgatcaaaaacacagcaaaaacagtaatattgtgaaatattaacacAATGTGTAAGAACTgttggaaactgtgatacactacaattcaaaaaaatttggggtcaaagattttttaaaggaaattaatacttgcAAGGACGTATTAAATTGctgaaaagtgacagtaaagacatgaatgttacaaaatatttttgtttcaaataaacgctattctttttaactttctattcatcaaagaatcctggaaaataaaatttatcaaggttttcacaaaaatataaagcagcacagctgttttaaattgtaataatatgtcacagtattattgttttactgtatttttgatccaataattacggccttggtgagcataagaaacttttttga includes:
- the ndufa3 gene encoding NADH dehydrogenase [ubiquinone] 1 alpha subcomplex subunit 3, which encodes MAGIGRFLKNAWNKEPVITVSCGLGLLACILPAVSPFTKYTGMMNRAIPFNYPVPVRDDGNMPDVPAHPCDPQGRSLEWLKNL